The Streptomyces nigra genome includes the window ACCAGGAGCGCGGTGCCGTCGTCGTGCCATTCGGCCGCCGCAAGGATCGCGGTGAGCGCGAGCGAGCCGATGTACCAGAACGGCATCACGGCACCGAGCATCCGGCCGCCATGGGCGCGGCCGAGCTGGCCGCTGTCCTCGGGTAGGGCGTTGAAGATCGGGTTCATGACGAAGGCGACGGCGAACTCCACCCCCACCATCAGCCCGACGACCACGACGGTGACCACTTCCAGCGCACTGAGCATGACGGCCCCTCCTCATTTCTAGCGATGCTAGCTGATGGGTCAACGCTAGACCTGCTGCCGCTTGAATGTCTAGCGGTGCTACGATTCGAGTCATGTCGGTCAAGGAACGCAAGGAACGCGAGCGGGCGCAGCGCGAGCGCCTGATCGTGGCGACGGCCCGTGAACTCGCCGAGGAGCAGGGGTGGGACGCGGTCACCACCCGCCGGCTCGCCGAGCGCATCGAGTACAGCCAGCCCGTCCTCTACAGCCACTTCCGCGGCAAACGCGAGATCATCGGCGCCGTCGCCCGGCAGGGGGCCGCCCAGATGGCCGTGGCGGTACGGGCCGCCACGGCCGCCGCCGAAGGCACGCGCGAACGGGTCGCCGCGCTCGCCCGCGCCTACCTCGACTTCGCCGACCGCAACCCGGCGGTGTACGACGCCCTGTTCCACCTCGACGGTGGCCTGGCCTTCGCCCAGGAGGACACCCCCGACGAGCTCAAGGACGCCTTCGCCGCCCTGCTGGAGACCCTCGCCGAGGTCGCGGGCGACGGCGTCCACCCGGCGCTGTTCACCGAGACGTTCTGGGCCTCCCTGCACGGACTGGCCACCCTGACCCGGGCGCGACGGCTCCCGCCCGAGGACACCGAACGCCGGATCGACCTGCTGGTGGACCGCCTCGCCGTGCTCTGACCGGCGGGGCGGACGAAGGGCCGCGGCCGCCCGCTACCGGCTCACCGGGGTCGGACGGTCAGTACAGCCGGGAGTGCACCGGGCTGTTCGCGACCTCCTCCGGGCACTTCCCGTGCGCCGCCCGCGCGCGCCGGTCGCGCACCCAGTCGTACATGGCCAGGGCGAGCGAGGCCAGCATGCCGACGATGCCGGTGCCGAGGGACACGACCAGCGCGTTCTGGTAGTCGCCGCCGTTGCCGAGGACGAGATAGAAGAGGCCGGGCAGGGCGGCCGTGCCCACTGCCGCTCCGAGCCGCTGCCCGGTCTGCAGTGCGCCACCGGCCGCTCCCGCCATGTGCACCGGCACGTCCCGCAGGGTCATCGTGATGTTCGGCGAGACCACGAACCCCCCGGCGATACCGCCGAGGAACAGCACGGGGGCGGCGATCCAGGGTGCGATGTCGAGGGGCGCGAACCGCAGCAGCAGAGCGGCTCCGCCGAGACCGCAGATCACCCCCGCCAGCCCGCACACGGTCAGCAGCCGCCCGAACCGGTCCACCAACCGCCCCGCGATCACCGCCGCCCCCGCCGAACCGAGCGCGAACGGGGTCACGGCCAGCCCGGACTCCAACGGCGAGAAGTGCCGGCCGTCCTGGTAGAAGAGGGCGAAGACCAGCCAGACCCCGCTGAAGCCGATGAAGTACAAAGTGCCGACACCGGCGCCCACGGCGTAGCCGCGCACCGTGGTGAACAGCCGTGGATCGAGCAGCGGCCGGATCTCCCGGGCGACGAGGCGGTACTGCCGGCGGACGAAGACGACGAGGATCGCGGCGCCGACGAGGAACAGCCACCACAGCCGGCCCAGCCCGCCCGCCTCCGCCTGGACCAGCGGATACATGACGGCCAGGACGCCGAGCCCGAGGAGCAGCACCCCCGGCACGTCCACGTGCCCCCGCCCGGAGCGCCGGGTGCGCGGCAGCAGCCGGCGCCCGAGCAGAACGGCGAGGACGCCGATGGGGACGTTGACGTAGAAGATCCAGCGCCACCCCTGCGGGCCGTCGGCGAGCGCGAGGATCATGCCGCCGATGAGCGGGCCGGACGCGGAGGAGACACCGACGGTCGCCCCGAAGTACCCGAAGGCGCGCCCGCGTTCGGCGCCCCGGAACATCTGCTGGATCAGCGCGGAGTTCTGCGGCGCCATGAAACCGGCCGCCAGACCCTGGGCGAGACGGGCCACGACCAGCAGCGTGATGTTCGGAGCGGCGCCACAGGCCGCGCTGCAGAGGACGAAGCCGCACAGCGCCATCAGGAAGATACGGCGCCGGTCCAGGGCGTCGCCGAGCCGCCCGGCGGTGACGAGGGCGAGCGCGAAGGTGAGCGTGTACCCGGACACCACCCACTGCACCTGCGCGGGGGAGGCGTGCAGATCGCGCTGCACGGTGGGCAGGGCCACCGCCACGATCGTGACGTCCAGCAGGCTCATGAACCCCGCCACCAGGGTGACCCAGAGCGCCCGCCACCGCCGAGGGTCGGGCTCGTACGCGTCCGTACCGCCACCTGGGTTCCGGTCGCCCGCCGCTGACGCCGACGCTGTCACATGGAGTCCTCTCGCACCGCCCGGCCGAACAGGTTCCCCGGTTCCCCGCCCGCAGGGCGCGCACACCCGCCCGCCTGCAAATGGGCCACGGGGGTTCCGAAGGGTCAGCGGGGCGGGGGATACACCAGTGTGCCGTCGACGACCTGTGCGTGGGGACTCAGGACGGCCGGGGCGACCGTCGTGGCCGACATGATGTGCAGGACCTCCACACCGGCGACGAGCAGCGCGTCCGTGATCAGCCGCCGATGACAGCGCCACGGAACCGCCTCGCTGCACATGATCGCGGGCCGCTCGTGCGCGGCCAGTTCCAGCAGCTCGCCGAGCCCCTGGGCGAACGTCTCCGTGCCCATGTGGTCGGCGTAGTCACGGAAGGCCTTCACCCGCCACGCGCCATTGGGGCTCGGCACTCCGGCGGGCGTGTGCCGGCGGCCACCCAGCTCACGGATCCACCGGTAGCCGATGTCGGACGGCAGCGCCTCGACGACGGCCGCCTGGTTCCACTGCGGATGCTTCCTGGACGACGGGAACGACCGTACGTCGACCAGACAGGTGACGCCGTTGCCGCGCAGCATGCCGACCACCTCGTCGAACGCGCGGGTCGAGTGCCCGATCGTCAGGACGCGGTCCGTCATCGCGCTCGCCCTCCGCCGACGGTAAGGCCCCCGCCTCGGTGCAGGGTGCCCACCTGCCGCGACGGTACTCACCGAACGCACGGTGTGCCAGGAACGGGCAATGATCTTAGGTCGAGCGGACCGACGCGCGCACATGGCCGGACGAGCACCTCAAGGAGCTCTTCAGCGAGGGCTTCCCGAAGTTCATCACCGCTGACCGGCTGGTGAAGGAGTACATAGGCAGGGTCGGAGAGTGGTTCGCCGACCTGAACCTGATGCTCGTGGACGACCGTGATGTGCCGGTCGCGTCCGGCTGGGGCGTGCCGATCCACTGGGACGGGCAGATCGAGTCCCTCCCCACGGGCTACACACAGGCACTCGTCCACGCCGTCGAGGGTCGCGACGCGGGGACCACTCCCAACACCCGGGTGATCTGCGGAGCGATCGTGACGCCGTCGCTCAAGGGACGAGGACTGGCGGCCAGGACCCTCGAAGCGCTGCGCGAGACGGCGAAGGAGGCCGGGTGGCAGCAGGTGATCGCCCCGGTCCGGCCGACGATGAAGGCCCGGTACCCGGTGACACCGATCGAGACCTTCGTACGGTGGACCCGCGAGGACGGCCTGGCGCTCGGCCCCTGGATCCGCACCCACCAGCGCCTGGGCGCCGACATCCTGGCGCCGGCCCCGGCGTCACAGACCATGACGGGCACGGTCGCCGAGTGGGAGCGGTGGACCGGCATGGCCTTCCCCGAGTCCGGTGACTACGTGATCCCGGACGGGCTCAGCCTGCTGAGGATCGACCGGGAGACGGACCAGGGCGTCTACCAGGAGCCCAACGTCCGGATGCGGCACTGCTGATCGGCGCCACCGGGACGGGAAACCGTCAGTGACCGACCCAGGCCGCCCGCGGCTCGACCACGCACCGGGCGATGTGGTCCACGACCCCGGCCGTGGTGACGCGCACCCGGTAGGTCGTGGTCTCCCCGGCGGCCGCCCACACCGGATCGTGGGTCTTCACCATCTCGAGGCCGCGCGCGTCCAGAAAACCGATCTTCACGGCGAAGGAGCCGTCGCGCGTGTTCGGATTGATGACCTTCACGGTGGCGCGCGGGTCCTCCGGGCTCGCGCAGGTCACGAGTACGGCCGTCGCGTCCTTCAGAGGCCGGGTGTCCTCGGGGGAGGGGGACGCCGGGGGCGTGGAACTGGGGGAGGCCTGGACGGGACGCGCACTGGCGCCGCTGCTCGCGCTCGGCCTCTTCGTACCGTCGCCCGAGGGAGTGCCGGCGTCGTCGTGTCCCCCGGAGGCGCAACCTGACGACAAGCCGATCAGGCTCGCCACGACCGCAACCGCCACCGCTCCGGGTCTGAGCCCGCGCCCCTGCATGTACATGGCGTCACCCTACTCAGGCACACCACGCGCGCTTCTCACGGGTGGCACGCCACGCACGCCGCCGACCAGTGGGACCTCGCACCGGCCGGCGGCGTGTGTCATGCAGGTGTCAGGGGCTCAGCACTCACCCCGCCACACGACCCGCGTGATCGTCAGCCCCGCCTCGGCGTTGGCCTTGTAGCGGCCCGGACCCGGGTTGTAGTGGAAGCAGTCCGTCGACGGCTGCCCGTTGAGATACGACGTCACGTCGACGTGGTCGGCGCCCGGATAGGCGACCCCGTTGTTGAAGATGGAGCCGACGGCCAGGTTCCCCGACCAGTTGCCCGCCACCCTGAGGACCAGCCGGCCCGACTGGTCGGCACCGCTGTAGGCGCAGAAGTAACCCTTGCCGCAGCCCGCCGGATTCGCTTCCGCGGACGCCGTGGGAGCCACGGCGAGAACCCCGGCGAAGGCGGTCGCCACGGCCCCGGCGCCCAGCGCGGTGAGTCGCTTTCCGGTCAGCATCGCGCGCACCCCATTCATGCGCACTCCCCGCGCCATACGACCTTCACGACACGGGTGCCCGGAACCGCGTTCGCCTTGTAGGCGCCCGGACCGGGGTTGTAGTGCAGACAGGCGGTTTCGGTTCCGCCGTCCACGGTGTACGTCACGTCGACGTGATCGGCGCCCGGGAAACGCACCCCGTTGTTGAACGCGGAGCGGAAGGCGACGCTGCCGCTCCAGTTTCCCTTGGTTTTCAGGACGAGCCGGCCGGTCTGGTTCTCCCCGCTGTAGGCGCAGAAATATTCCTTCCCACAGCCGGGCGGGTCGGCCTCCGCCGCCGCGCCGGGCGCGTTGACCAGGACAGTGGCGAAAGCGGCAGCCGCAACTGCCCCGATGGCAGCACGTGTGCGCATGTGTTCTTCCCCCTTGAGCGACAGTGCGGTGCGACAAGCTTGGTCGAGTGCTACGGGCTTGGTCGCGTACGTCATTCAGGCTGCCCCGTCGCCGTCCGCCGCCGCCAGATGTTTCGGCGCCAGCCGAAAAAGACTGCTGATATGCCTGAACGGGAGTGCGCGTCGGGCCGGTTGGCGCGAAAGGTGATATCGCGGTCACCGTCGCCACGGGACCATTGGTCCTGTCCCGCGCTGATTTCTTCAGTTGAACACGCGACTGACTGCGATGGAATTCCGTGCTCCGAGTACATTTCACGCGAGAAGATCTGCTCCGTACCCGAGTCGCCGACAGCCCCGACCCTTTGTGGGAACTCGTACTCAGCGTAAACCTTTTGGCAACGCGTCAGGGACGGGCCGTATTCGACATATGGCGGACCGACGCCCGCGCCGCACTGAGCCGGCTGCCCCGTCACCACCTTCACCTCGTCAGGGCCCTCGCCCCGCCCCGAGGCAGCTTCCCCGACTTCCTCAACCCGCCCGAGGCCTCCCTCGGACTGGACGAAGGCGTCGAGGCGGTGCTCTCGACGCCGCGCCGACGGCTCGGCGAGGAGATGAACGTCCTCACCAGGGCACCGAGATGGCTGCGCCCGCTGGCGGAGGGCGAGCCGGCCGCACTGGAACACCTCGGAGAGGCACTGCGGGGCTACTTCCACACGGCCCTGGCCCCGCACTGGTCCGCGATCCGGGCCCAGGTCGAGGCCGACCGGGCCGTACGTGCCCGGGAGATACTGCGCGGCGGCGCCGACGCACTGCTCTCCACCCTGGGACCGGCGATCCGCTGGCGGCCGCCGGTGCTGGAGACGGCGTACCCGTACGACCGCGATCTGCGGCTGGACGGCCGGGGGCTGCTCCTGGTGCCGTCCGTGTTCTGCTGGCAGACGCCGATCACCCTGACCGACCCGGAGCTGCCGCCCGTACTGGTCTATCCGGTGGTGCGCTCGTACCGCTGGTGGCTGCCCCGGCGGACGGACGCGGACCCCCGCACGCTCGCGCGGCTGCTCGGCCAGGGCAGGGCCGTCGTCCTGCGGGCCCTGGAGGACGGATGCACGACCAGCGAGGTGGCCCGCCGGGTGGGCGTGACCCCGTCGACGGCCAGCGAACACGTCGGCATCCTGCGGGAGGCCGGACTGGCCGCCTCCGTCCGCGACCGCAACACCGTGCTGCACGTCCTCACCCCGCTGGGCGCCAGCCTCCTGACGGCGAACGGGTGCGGCCGGGAGTGAGGGGCTGTGCGCCTACCATATCTGCTCCAGTGATCTTCGAGCTTCGGTGCAGGTCAATGATCCTCGATGCGGGTCGGCGAGGTTCCTCACCGGCCTCATGGGTACTCCCGGAACCATCACTGTCCCCGACACCGGAGAGTCATGACAGGCACGACGGAGAACGAACAGCGCAACCGCTTCTGCAAGGCGTGCGGCACGCCCGCCGGGGACGGCGAGCTGTGCACGCACTGCGGCGCGGTCCTGGACCTGCCCGAGGAGGCGGGACTGGTCCAGGACCAGGGCGTCGCGGTCCGCCGGGACCTCGGCGACGATTCGCACGGCTAGAGGCCGGCCTGGCGCTGTGGACAGGCGCCTGTGTGAGAGGTGCGTCGATGGGTAGCCGGTGCGCGTGAGCACATCCCGCATCGCCGTCCTCGATGTCGACGGCACGTTGATCGACTCCAACTACCACCACGCGCTCGCCTGGTACCGGGCCCTGCGCTCGGTGGGCGAGACCTGGCCGGTGTGGCGGCTGCACCGCCTGATCGGCATGGGCGGCGACCAGCTCGTCACGGCCCTGGGAGGCGAGGACCTGGAGCGCCGCGTGGGCGACCGGGTCCGCGAGCAGCAGGGCAAGGAGGTCGACGGGCTGATCGATGAGATGGCGCCGCTGCCGGGCGCCCGTGATCTGCTCCTGGCCATCAAGGAACGCGGTCACCGGCTGGTGCTGGCCAGCTCCGGCAAGGAACGGCACGTGGACGCGTTCCTGGACATGCTGGACGCCCGCGACATCGCCGACGACTGGACCAGCAGCGCCGACGTCGAGGCGTCCAAGCCGGCGCCGGACCTCCTGCACGTGGCCTTGCAGAAGCTGGGCGCGCCGCCCGACGCGCCGAGCGTGATGATCGGCGACTCGGTATGGGACGTCGAGGCGGCGAAGCGGGCGGGGATGCCGGCGCTCGTCGTCCGCAGCGGCGGCTTCGGCGACGACGAACTGCGCAACGCGGGCGCCGTCGCCCTCTACGACACGCCCGCCGACCTCGCGAAGGCACTGGACGACACGCCGCTGGCCTGAGCCCCGGCTCAGTTCCCGCAGTCCTCCCCGCGCTCGCACTGCCAGCCGGAGAAACCGCCCTCGCGCGGATTCTCGACGTCATGCTCGAATTGGAGAAAGCCCCAGCCCACCCGGGCGATGAAGACGACGCACAGCGCGAGCATGCCCCACAGCGCCACCGTCTTCAGACGGCTCATCGACAACCTCACCGGTCGGTGTCGCATCGACACTCAGCCGAGGCGCGCGGCAGCGCCGACACGCACATAGCCGACCATCTCCGGGTCGTAGACCAGTGCTTCGGGCCAGCGCTCGCGCAACTCGTCGACGAGCGTGGTCTTTCCGCTGCCGAACGCGCCGTTCACCCAGACGATCACGAGTGACTCCCCACCTGGCCGCCCATGCGGCCGCTCCGTATCGCTGTTCCATCTCACGGGGCAGGTGCGGGGCAGCTGTCACGGCTCGGGGTCCAGAGTGGGCTCCGAGCCGTGACAGCGTTGTCATCTCAGGTCGTCGTCAGGCCGTCAGAACGTCAGACTCCAGCGGTCGACGTAGCCGGGGTCGACGGTGAAGATGCCGGGTGTGTTGTCGGTGACCCGGAGTCTCCAGGTGCCGTTCGCGGGGACCGCCGAGGCGTCGACCGTGTACGTGGCGTGGAGTTCGGTCTCCCCGTTGTTCCAGTACCAGGGCTTCACCGGGATCTCGGTACCGTCCTCGCTGACCAGGGTGGCGATCTGGCCGCCCACCCAGGGGTGGACGAGGTCGATGGTGACCTTGAGGTCGCTCGGCGCGTGCCCCTTGCGGCCGGTCACCACGAGGGGTGACTCGACCGTGCCCCACTGCGGGATGTCGTAGCGGGCCGGGTTGACGAAGAAGCCTCCGCCGGAGGCGAGTACCGGCCAGTCGAAGCGCACGGTCTGCCTGGCCCCGGGCTGGGCCGTGTTCTTGACCGTCACGGCGGCCGTGAAGGTGCCGGCCTTCTTCGGCGTGCCGGTGATCAGACCGGTGCGGGAGTCGATGGACAGGCCCTTGGGCAGCCCGTGCGCCGAGTAGGTGAGCCGTCCGGGGCTGGAGCCGGTCGCCACGATCTGACGGCTGGTGGGCTGGCCCACGGCGGCGGGGCGCGTGGACGGGGCGACGACGGCGATGTGGTGGACGTAGCGGGCGCCCACGTTGACCGCTGCCCACGCGTTCCCGACGGCCTCGTACGTGGCGCTGCCCTGCCCGAACAGGTCGGCGGCCGCCTGCAGGGTGGCGGTGCGGGCCCCGGCGTAGTCGGTGCCGCTGGTCATGTAGGTGGTCAGCGCCCGGTACCAGATGGCTGTCGCGTTGCGCAGACCGATCGGCGCGACGGGGAGGCCGTCGTAGGTGGGGCTGTCGTACGAGACGCCGTTGAGCGTCTTCTTCCCGCTGCCCTCGGAGAGGAGGTAGAAGAAGTGGTTGGCGGGGCCGGAGCCGTGGTGGACGTCCTCCTTGCGCAGGTCGGGCGTCCAGTAGTCCAGCGAGGTGCCCTTGTCGGGGTGGGCGTCCTTGGAGGGCTGGTCCATGTAGCGCAGCGGCTTGCCGGTGCCGCGCACGTCG containing:
- a CDS encoding DUF1772 domain-containing protein produces the protein MLSALEVVTVVVVGLMVGVEFAVAFVMNPIFNALPEDSGQLGRAHGGRMLGAVMPFWYIGSLALTAILAAAEWHDDGTALLVVAGALLIVSVVMSIVLLVPINNRGKTWTPENRPADWKEQTNRWNRYHYVRVAVIIAAFTLLVAALV
- a CDS encoding TetR/AcrR family transcriptional regulator, with the protein product MSVKERKERERAQRERLIVATARELAEEQGWDAVTTRRLAERIEYSQPVLYSHFRGKREIIGAVARQGAAQMAVAVRAATAAAEGTRERVAALARAYLDFADRNPAVYDALFHLDGGLAFAQEDTPDELKDAFAALLETLAEVAGDGVHPALFTETFWASLHGLATLTRARRLPPEDTERRIDLLVDRLAVL
- a CDS encoding MFS transporter is translated as MTASASAAGDRNPGGGTDAYEPDPRRWRALWVTLVAGFMSLLDVTIVAVALPTVQRDLHASPAQVQWVVSGYTLTFALALVTAGRLGDALDRRRIFLMALCGFVLCSAACGAAPNITLLVVARLAQGLAAGFMAPQNSALIQQMFRGAERGRAFGYFGATVGVSSASGPLIGGMILALADGPQGWRWIFYVNVPIGVLAVLLGRRLLPRTRRSGRGHVDVPGVLLLGLGVLAVMYPLVQAEAGGLGRLWWLFLVGAAILVVFVRRQYRLVAREIRPLLDPRLFTTVRGYAVGAGVGTLYFIGFSGVWLVFALFYQDGRHFSPLESGLAVTPFALGSAGAAVIAGRLVDRFGRLLTVCGLAGVICGLGGAALLLRFAPLDIAPWIAAPVLFLGGIAGGFVVSPNITMTLRDVPVHMAGAAGGALQTGQRLGAAVGTAALPGLFYLVLGNGGDYQNALVVSLGTGIVGMLASLALAMYDWVRDRRARAAHGKCPEEVANSPVHSRLY
- a CDS encoding DUF488 family protein, with the translated sequence MTDRVLTIGHSTRAFDEVVGMLRGNGVTCLVDVRSFPSSRKHPQWNQAAVVEALPSDIGYRWIRELGGRRHTPAGVPSPNGAWRVKAFRDYADHMGTETFAQGLGELLELAAHERPAIMCSEAVPWRCHRRLITDALLVAGVEVLHIMSATTVAPAVLSPHAQVVDGTLVYPPPR
- a CDS encoding peptidase inhibitor family I36 protein gives rise to the protein MNGVRAMLTGKRLTALGAGAVATAFAGVLAVAPTASAEANPAGCGKGYFCAYSGADQSGRLVLRVAGNWSGNLAVGSIFNNGVAYPGADHVDVTSYLNGQPSTDCFHYNPGPGRYKANAEAGLTITRVVWRGEC
- a CDS encoding peptidase inhibitor family I36 protein codes for the protein MTYATKPVALDQACRTALSLKGEEHMRTRAAIGAVAAAAFATVLVNAPGAAAEADPPGCGKEYFCAYSGENQTGRLVLKTKGNWSGSVAFRSAFNNGVRFPGADHVDVTYTVDGGTETACLHYNPGPGAYKANAVPGTRVVKVVWRGECA
- a CDS encoding winged helix-turn-helix domain-containing protein yields the protein MATRQGRAVFDIWRTDARAALSRLPRHHLHLVRALAPPRGSFPDFLNPPEASLGLDEGVEAVLSTPRRRLGEEMNVLTRAPRWLRPLAEGEPAALEHLGEALRGYFHTALAPHWSAIRAQVEADRAVRAREILRGGADALLSTLGPAIRWRPPVLETAYPYDRDLRLDGRGLLLVPSVFCWQTPITLTDPELPPVLVYPVVRSYRWWLPRRTDADPRTLARLLGQGRAVVLRALEDGCTTSEVARRVGVTPSTASEHVGILREAGLAASVRDRNTVLHVLTPLGASLLTANGCGRE
- a CDS encoding zinc ribbon domain-containing protein, producing MTGTTENEQRNRFCKACGTPAGDGELCTHCGAVLDLPEEAGLVQDQGVAVRRDLGDDSHG
- a CDS encoding HAD family hydrolase, which codes for MSTSRIAVLDVDGTLIDSNYHHALAWYRALRSVGETWPVWRLHRLIGMGGDQLVTALGGEDLERRVGDRVREQQGKEVDGLIDEMAPLPGARDLLLAIKERGHRLVLASSGKERHVDAFLDMLDARDIADDWTSSADVEASKPAPDLLHVALQKLGAPPDAPSVMIGDSVWDVEAAKRAGMPALVVRSGGFGDDELRNAGAVALYDTPADLAKALDDTPLA